A part of Pseudomonadota bacterium genomic DNA contains:
- the alaS gene encoding alanine--tRNA ligase, which produces MSSSNDIRSTFLEFFRRHDHQVVPSGPLVPRNDPTLMFTTAGMVQFKNLFTGVEKRPYARAVTAQKCVRAGGKHNDLENVGYTARHCTFFEMLGNFSFGDYFKEQAIALAWNLVTRDFGLAKDRLSVTVYFEDEEAATLWRKIAGLPEERIIRIRTSDNFWAMGDTGPCGPCSEIFYDHGPEIPGGPPGSPDEDGDRFVEIWNLVFMQFEQVAPGNRVPLPKPSIDTGMGLERFTSVMQGVHSVFDTDVLRGLILASADATGVAADSEKQVSHRVIADHLRSSSFLIADGVLPSNEGRGYVLRRIMRRAMRHAHQLGATEPLLWKLVPRLTEAMGQAYPELVRAEPLIVETLKLEESRFKQTLERGLRLLGEETAKLASGKKLPGEIAFKLYDTYGFPADLTADILRGQGRSLDQAGFDLAMNKQKAAARAAWAGSGEAATEKVWFEVREDAGASEFLGYATDRAEGVIEALVVDGKRVDEATSGDVAVVVNQTPFYAESGGQQGDAGTIATPKGATVAVKDTAKKLGDLYVHLGTLTGGKIAVGDAVELAIDGERRGALRLNHSATHLLHEALRRRLGPHVTQKGSLVAPDRLRFDFSQPKPLDAADIAWIEAEVNARIRRNGPVATRLMTPETAIEAGALALFGEKYGEEVRVLSMGGDEGPDGSEERYSVELCGGTHVRRTGDIGLFKIVQESAVASGVRRIEALTGRAALDHVAREETLLRETAAALKTPPGELPQRVAQLIEERRRLERELSEARKAMATGGGSRGAATKTISGVAFASRQLDGVPARELKGMADALKKEIGSGVVVLLGTEEGRASLVVAVTDDLAGRLSAVDLVKVGAAALGGKGGGGRPDMAQAGGPDASKAEAALAAIEAALSAKAA; this is translated from the coding sequence ATGTCCTCCAGCAACGACATTCGTTCGACGTTTCTCGAGTTCTTCCGCCGGCACGACCACCAGGTCGTGCCCTCGGGCCCGCTCGTGCCGCGCAACGATCCCACGCTCATGTTCACCACCGCCGGCATGGTGCAGTTCAAGAACCTGTTCACCGGCGTGGAGAAGCGGCCCTACGCCCGCGCGGTCACCGCACAGAAATGCGTGCGCGCCGGCGGCAAGCACAACGATCTGGAGAATGTCGGCTACACGGCGCGCCATTGCACCTTCTTCGAGATGCTGGGCAACTTCTCCTTCGGCGACTATTTCAAGGAGCAGGCGATCGCGCTCGCTTGGAATCTGGTCACCCGCGATTTCGGTCTTGCCAAGGATCGTCTCTCGGTCACCGTTTATTTCGAGGATGAGGAAGCCGCCACGTTATGGCGCAAGATCGCGGGACTGCCCGAAGAGCGGATCATCCGCATCCGCACCTCGGACAATTTCTGGGCGATGGGCGATACCGGCCCCTGCGGGCCGTGCTCGGAGATCTTCTACGATCATGGTCCCGAAATTCCCGGCGGACCGCCCGGATCGCCGGATGAGGATGGCGACCGGTTCGTAGAGATCTGGAATCTGGTGTTCATGCAGTTCGAGCAGGTGGCGCCCGGCAATCGTGTCCCCTTGCCAAAACCATCGATCGATACCGGCATGGGCTTGGAGCGCTTCACCTCGGTCATGCAAGGCGTCCACAGCGTCTTCGACACCGACGTGCTGCGCGGCCTGATCCTGGCCTCCGCCGATGCGACCGGCGTCGCCGCCGACAGCGAGAAGCAGGTCTCGCACCGGGTGATCGCCGATCATCTCCGCTCCTCCAGCTTCCTCATCGCCGATGGCGTATTGCCCTCCAATGAGGGACGCGGCTATGTGCTGCGCCGCATCATGCGGCGCGCCATGCGTCATGCCCATCAGCTCGGCGCCACCGAGCCTTTGCTGTGGAAGCTGGTGCCGCGGCTGACGGAGGCGATGGGCCAGGCCTATCCCGAGCTGGTGCGGGCCGAGCCGTTGATCGTGGAGACCCTCAAGCTGGAAGAGAGCCGCTTCAAGCAGACGCTCGAGCGTGGCTTGCGGCTCTTGGGCGAAGAGACGGCGAAGCTCGCCTCCGGCAAGAAGCTGCCGGGCGAAATCGCTTTCAAGCTTTATGACACCTACGGCTTTCCCGCCGACCTCACCGCCGACATCCTGCGCGGCCAGGGCCGCAGCCTCGACCAGGCCGGCTTCGATCTGGCGATGAACAAACAGAAGGCGGCGGCGCGCGCCGCCTGGGCCGGCTCCGGCGAGGCGGCGACCGAGAAGGTTTGGTTCGAGGTGCGCGAGGATGCCGGGGCGAGCGAGTTCCTGGGCTATGCGACCGACCGCGCCGAAGGCGTGATCGAAGCCTTGGTCGTCGATGGCAAGCGGGTCGATGAGGCCACGTCCGGCGACGTTGCTGTGGTGGTGAACCAGACGCCGTTCTACGCCGAATCCGGCGGCCAGCAGGGCGATGCCGGCACCATCGCAACACCCAAGGGCGCCACGGTGGCGGTCAAGGACACGGCGAAGAAGCTGGGCGACCTTTACGTCCATCTGGGCACGCTCACGGGCGGCAAGATCGCCGTCGGCGATGCCGTTGAACTTGCGATCGACGGCGAGCGTCGCGGCGCGCTCCGGCTTAATCATTCGGCGACCCATCTCCTGCATGAGGCCTTGCGCCGGCGCTTGGGTCCGCACGTGACCCAGAAGGGCTCGCTGGTGGCGCCTGACCGGCTGCGCTTCGATTTCAGCCAGCCGAAGCCCCTCGATGCCGCCGACATCGCCTGGATCGAGGCCGAGGTGAATGCACGCATCCGCCGGAATGGCCCGGTCGCGACCAGGCTGATGACGCCGGAGACGGCGATCGAAGCCGGTGCCTTGGCGCTGTTCGGAGAGAAATACGGCGAAGAGGTGCGCGTGCTTTCGATGGGCGGCGATGAGGGCCCCGATGGGAGCGAAGAGCGCTATTCGGTCGAGCTCTGCGGCGGAACGCATGTGAGGCGCACCGGCGATATCGGCCTCTTCAAGATCGTCCAGGAGAGCGCGGTGGCCTCAGGCGTCAGGCGCATCGAGGCCTTGACCGGCAGGGCGGCCCTCGACCACGTCGCCCGCGAGGAGACTTTGCTGCGCGAGACGGCGGCGGCCCTGAAGACGCCCCCGGGGGAGCTGCCGCAACGCGTGGCGCAGCTCATCGAGGAACGCCGCCGGCTCGAGCGGGAGCTGAGCGAAGCGCGCAAGGCGATGGCGACCGGCGGCGGCTCGCGTGGCGCGGCCACCAAGACCATCTCCGGCGTCGCCTTCGCTTCGCGCCAGCTGGACGGCGTGCCGGCCCGCGAGCTCAAAGGCATGGCCGATGCGCTCAAGAAAGAAATCGGCTCTGGCGTCGTGGTGCTGCTGGGCACCGAAGAGGGTAGGGCCTCGCTGGTCGTGGCGGTGACCGATGATTTGGCGGGGCGCCTGTCGGCAGTCGATCTGGTCAAGGTCGGCGCTGCCGCGCTCGGCGGCAAGGGCGGCGGCGGCCGTCCCGACATGGCCCAGGCCGGCGGCCCCGACGCCAGCAAGGCCGAGGCGGCGCTGGCCGCGATCGAAGCCGCACTCTCCGCCAAGGCGGCGTGA
- a CDS encoding carbohydrate ABC transporter permease codes for MTGSRPERVIAWTLLFLGGVVMVLPFVYMLATSLKHNDEVYDLSLIPRLPTLDNYLHLFSDSTFPRWFMNSLVVAALTTVSALFFDSLVGYTLAKFDFRGRRLVFLAILSTLMIPTEMLVLPWYMLSKQMGWLDTYWALLFPGLMTGFGTFLMKQFFESVPDDLLAAARIDGFDEFQIWWRVALPLVTPALSALAIFVFLGNWTAFLWPLIATSSKALYTLPVGIASFSSEFQTEWEMIMTGAAVATLPSLFVFLALQKYIIRGIMLTGIKG; via the coding sequence ATGACCGGGAGCCGTCCCGAACGCGTCATCGCCTGGACGCTGCTCTTCCTGGGCGGCGTGGTCATGGTGCTGCCCTTCGTCTACATGCTGGCGACCTCGCTCAAGCACAATGACGAGGTCTACGATCTCAGCCTCATTCCGAGGCTGCCGACCCTCGACAACTATCTGCACCTCTTCAGCGACTCGACATTTCCCCGCTGGTTCATGAACTCGCTGGTGGTGGCCGCGCTGACCACGGTCTCGGCCTTGTTCTTCGACAGCCTGGTCGGCTATACGCTCGCCAAATTCGACTTCCGCGGCCGCCGCCTGGTGTTCCTGGCGATCCTCTCGACCCTGATGATCCCGACGGAGATGCTGGTGCTGCCCTGGTACATGCTGTCCAAGCAGATGGGCTGGCTCGACACCTATTGGGCGCTGTTGTTTCCGGGCCTGATGACCGGCTTCGGCACCTTCCTCATGAAGCAGTTCTTCGAGAGCGTGCCCGACGATCTGCTGGCGGCCGCGCGCATCGATGGGTTCGATGAGTTCCAGATCTGGTGGCGGGTGGCGCTGCCCTTGGTCACCCCGGCGCTCTCGGCGCTCGCCATCTTCGTCTTTCTCGGCAACTGGACGGCGTTCTTGTGGCCGCTCATTGCCACCAGCAGCAAGGCGCTCTACACGCTGCCGGTCGGGATCGCCTCGTTCTCGAGCGAATTCCAGACGGAGTGGGAGATGATCATGACCGGTGCGGCGGTCGCCACGCTCCCCAGCCTCTTCGTGTTCTTGGCGCTGCAGAAATACATCATCCGCGGCATCATGCTGACCGGGATCAAGGGCTGA
- the recA gene encoding recombinase RecA has protein sequence MTTVLRVIERDGVDKTKALDAALSQIERAFGKGSIMKLGAREGSVETEVVSTGSLGLDIALGIGGLPRGRVVEIYGPESSGKTTLALHVIAEAQKAGGICAFVDAEHALDPGYAKKLGVDVDELLISQPDAGEQALEIADTLVRSGAVDVLVVDSVAALVPRAELEGEMGDNHMGLHARLMSQALRKLTGSISKSRCMVIFINQIRMKIGVMFGNPETTTGGHALKFYASVRLDIRRIGAIKEREQVIGNQTRVKVVKNKMAPPFRVVEFDIMYGEGVSKTGELVDLGVAAGVVEKSGAWFSYEGQRIGQGRENAKSFLKANPATAEAIERAIRQNAGQVGDKMMAASGDSTAASE, from the coding sequence ATGACGACGGTTCTGCGGGTCATCGAAAGGGACGGCGTGGACAAGACCAAGGCCTTGGATGCGGCTCTCAGCCAAATCGAGCGCGCCTTCGGCAAGGGCTCGATCATGAAGCTCGGGGCCCGCGAGGGCTCGGTCGAGACCGAGGTGGTGTCGACGGGATCCCTCGGCCTCGACATCGCGCTCGGCATCGGCGGTTTGCCCAGGGGCCGCGTCGTCGAGATCTACGGGCCGGAGAGCTCCGGCAAGACCACCTTGGCCTTGCATGTGATCGCCGAGGCGCAGAAGGCGGGCGGCATCTGCGCCTTCGTCGATGCCGAGCATGCGCTCGATCCCGGCTATGCGAAAAAGCTCGGTGTCGACGTGGACGAGCTCTTGATCAGCCAGCCCGACGCCGGCGAGCAGGCCCTCGAGATCGCCGACACGCTGGTGCGCTCCGGTGCGGTCGATGTTCTGGTGGTTGATTCGGTCGCAGCCCTCGTTCCCCGCGCCGAGCTCGAGGGCGAGATGGGCGACAACCATATGGGATTGCATGCCCGCCTGATGAGCCAGGCCTTGCGCAAGCTCACCGGCTCGATCTCCAAGTCCCGCTGCATGGTCATCTTCATCAACCAGATCCGCATGAAGATCGGCGTGATGTTCGGTAATCCGGAGACCACCACCGGCGGCCACGCGCTCAAATTCTATGCTTCGGTCCGCCTCGACATCCGTCGCATCGGCGCCATCAAGGAGCGCGAGCAGGTCATCGGCAACCAGACCCGGGTCAAGGTAGTGAAGAACAAGATGGCGCCGCCGTTCCGCGTCGTCGAGTTCGACATCATGTACGGCGAGGGTGTGTCCAAGACCGGCGAGCTCGTCGACCTGGGGGTGGCTGCCGGCGTGGTGGAGAAGTCCGGTGCCTGGTTCTCCTATGAGGGCCAGCGCATCGGCCAGGGCCGCGAGAACGCCAAGTCGTTCCTCAAGGCCAATCCCGCCACCGCCGAGGCGATCGAGCGCGCCATCCGCCAGAATGCCGGCCAGGTCGGCGACAAGATGATGGCCGCCAGCGGCGACAGCACGGCGGCGAGCGAGTAG
- a CDS encoding VOC family protein, whose translation MEQRLSLITLGVADLERSRRFYERLGWKPSSAGDGHVFFYQLPGMALALWSRASLAADAGIADVGTGFGGIALAQNVRRRDEVDAVLSQAEAAGGRILKAGSNAFWGGYTGYFADPNDHPWEVAWNPQFSLAADGSLKLPD comes from the coding sequence ATGGAGCAGCGTCTGAGCCTGATAACCCTGGGCGTGGCCGACCTGGAACGGAGCCGTCGCTTCTATGAGCGCTTGGGCTGGAAACCGTCATCGGCTGGCGATGGTCACGTGTTCTTCTACCAGCTCCCCGGCATGGCGCTGGCGCTGTGGTCGCGGGCCTCGCTTGCTGCCGATGCCGGAATTGCCGATGTCGGCACCGGTTTCGGCGGCATCGCGCTTGCCCAGAATGTTCGCCGGCGCGACGAGGTGGACGCGGTTCTGAGCCAGGCGGAAGCCGCGGGCGGACGCATCCTCAAGGCCGGCTCGAATGCGTTCTGGGGCGGCTATACGGGCTATTTCGCCGATCCCAACGACCATCCCTGGGAAGTGGCCTGGAATCCGCAATTCAGCCTGGCCGCGGACGGCAGTCTGAAACTGCCGGATTAG
- a CDS encoding argininosuccinate lyase — translation MARPKDEPFPAPVYKETVLAPLFEGVKRHHWRYQMRINRASAVMLAECGLIRPSEAKAILDALDDIVATLDVAKLVYTGEHEDFFFYVESELTRRLGVAIAGKLHTGRSRNDIDHTVFKLALKERIIVFAGALIGLIETTLGVAEANRATLVVAYTHGQPAQPTTFGHYLGALIEQLLRDLERLSDAARYPDKSSMGAAAITTSGFGLDRARMADLLGFAEVQENSYGCIASVDYATSVYAQLKLLFVHLGRFVQDLNAWSGFEVGHLYVPDAYVQISSIMPQKRNPVAIEHLRLMLSLAAQRAEAVIFTVHNTPYTDMNDSEGEVQAAGYEAFDTGLRALTLIAGFLGAVRIDEAKVRRHIEEACITVTELADSLVRKEGLSFRQAHEVAALLARRMIDSREIFRTVPYGAFLEAFAAVAGREPGLTEAEFRLVTTPEHFIEVRTMPGGPAPASLSASFERYRRQLDQARSWLNDYRGRMEQAAERLDEAASRLQRG, via the coding sequence ATGGCGCGACCGAAGGACGAGCCTTTTCCGGCACCGGTCTACAAGGAGACGGTGCTGGCGCCCTTGTTCGAGGGGGTGAAGCGCCACCACTGGCGCTATCAGATGCGCATCAACCGGGCGAGCGCGGTCATGCTGGCGGAGTGCGGCCTCATCCGCCCGAGCGAGGCGAAGGCGATCCTGGACGCGCTCGACGACATCGTCGCCACGCTCGACGTGGCGAAGCTGGTTTACACCGGCGAGCACGAGGATTTCTTCTTCTACGTCGAATCCGAGCTGACGCGCCGCCTCGGTGTGGCGATCGCCGGCAAGCTCCACACCGGGCGCTCGCGCAACGACATCGACCACACCGTCTTCAAGCTCGCCTTGAAGGAGCGGATCATTGTTTTTGCCGGGGCGCTGATCGGCCTCATTGAGACGACGCTCGGCGTCGCCGAGGCGAACCGCGCGACCCTTGTGGTGGCCTATACCCACGGCCAGCCGGCGCAGCCGACGACCTTCGGCCACTATCTCGGCGCCTTGATCGAGCAGCTCCTGCGCGATCTCGAGCGGCTCTCCGATGCCGCCCGCTATCCCGACAAGTCCAGCATGGGGGCGGCCGCGATCACCACGTCGGGCTTCGGCCTCGACCGCGCCCGCATGGCCGATCTCCTGGGCTTCGCCGAGGTGCAGGAGAATTCCTATGGCTGCATCGCCTCGGTCGACTACGCGACCAGCGTCTACGCCCAGCTCAAACTCCTGTTCGTCCATCTCGGCCGCTTCGTGCAGGATCTGAATGCCTGGTCGGGATTCGAGGTGGGCCATCTCTATGTGCCCGACGCCTATGTGCAGATCAGCTCGATCATGCCGCAGAAGCGCAACCCCGTGGCGATCGAGCATCTGCGCCTCATGCTGTCGCTCGCCGCCCAGCGGGCGGAAGCGGTGATCTTCACGGTGCACAACACGCCCTACACCGACATGAACGATTCCGAGGGCGAGGTGCAGGCGGCGGGCTACGAAGCCTTCGACACGGGCCTGCGGGCGCTCACGCTCATCGCCGGCTTTCTAGGTGCCGTCCGCATCGACGAGGCGAAGGTGCGCCGGCACATCGAGGAGGCCTGCATCACCGTGACCGAGCTTGCGGACTCGCTCGTCCGCAAGGAAGGCCTCTCCTTTCGCCAGGCCCATGAGGTGGCGGCCCTGCTCGCCCGCCGCATGATCGATAGCCGCGAGATCTTCCGCACCGTGCCCTACGGCGCCTTCCTGGAGGCCTTCGCCGCTGTTGCCGGAAGAGAGCCGGGGTTGACCGAAGCCGAGTTCCGCCTTGTGACCACGCCCGAGCACTTCATCGAAGTCCGCACCATGCCGGGCGGCCCGGCGCCGGCTTCCCTATCCGCCAGCTTCGAGCGCTACCGGCGCCAGCTCGATCAAGCCCGGAGCTGGCTCAATGACTATCGCGGCCGGATGGAGCAGGCGGCGGAACGTCTGGACGAGGCGGCCTCCCGCCTGCAGCGGGGCTAG
- a CDS encoding sugar ABC transporter permease produces the protein MIDRLTLRQRQALWAWAFLALPAVFYVSIRFYPAAQAFAMSLTDWNIVGRARFIGADNYVRLGADPVFWRVMGNTFTYLAVGVAVTMTIAFVIAFYLDRVRFGHGLLRALYFIPHLATAVAMAWVWRWFYQPVPVGAFNDALASIGFGQQPFLRSTSQALYAVLAPAIWASLGFQVVILLAGLKAIPEHYYEAAEIDGAGRWRILIEITLPQLRPTLIFLVVVSSIGFLRIFDYVYAMTQGSGGPLDATKPLVLMIFITAFGHFEMGYAAALTVVLFLILLAISLAQLRLMKAR, from the coding sequence ATGATCGATCGCCTCACTCTTCGCCAAAGGCAGGCCTTGTGGGCGTGGGCGTTCCTGGCGTTGCCGGCGGTCTTCTACGTGTCCATTCGCTTCTATCCGGCGGCGCAAGCCTTCGCCATGTCGCTGACCGACTGGAACATCGTCGGCCGGGCGCGGTTCATCGGCGCCGACAACTATGTGCGGCTCGGCGCCGATCCGGTGTTCTGGAGGGTGATGGGCAACACCTTCACCTATCTCGCGGTCGGCGTCGCCGTCACCATGACCATCGCCTTCGTCATCGCCTTCTACCTCGACCGCGTGCGCTTCGGCCACGGACTCTTGCGGGCACTCTACTTCATCCCGCACCTCGCCACCGCGGTTGCCATGGCTTGGGTCTGGCGCTGGTTCTACCAGCCCGTACCGGTCGGCGCCTTCAACGATGCGCTGGCCTCCATCGGCTTCGGCCAGCAGCCTTTTCTGCGCTCCACCAGCCAAGCGCTTTATGCCGTGCTGGCGCCGGCGATCTGGGCCAGCCTCGGCTTCCAGGTCGTCATTCTGCTGGCCGGGCTGAAGGCGATCCCTGAGCATTATTACGAAGCCGCCGAGATCGACGGCGCCGGCCGCTGGCGGATCCTCATCGAGATCACGCTGCCGCAGCTCCGCCCCACGCTCATCTTCCTCGTGGTGGTGAGCTCGATCGGCTTCCTTAGGATCTTCGACTATGTCTACGCCATGACCCAGGGCTCCGGCGGGCCGCTCGACGCAACGAAGCCTCTGGTGCTGATGATCTTCATCACCGCCTTCGGCCATTTCGAGATGGGCTATGCCGCCGCCTTGACCGTCGTCCTCTTCCTCATCCTGCTCGCCATCTCCTTGGCGCAGCTCCGGCTCATGAAGGCCCGATGA
- a CDS encoding MoxR family ATPase: MRFTGTKSYVATPDLMVAVNAAIQLQRPLLVKGEPGTGKTVLAHEVADALGLPLIEWHIKSTTKAQHGLYEYDAVARLRDGQLGEARVKDIANYIIQGKLWQAFTAAAPVVLLIDEIDKADIEFPNDLLLELDRMEFHVYETRETVKAKHRPIVFITSNNEKELPDAFLRRCFFHYIRFPDRETMERIVEVHFPGVKRDLVREALTSFFELREVPGLKKKPSTSELLDWLKLLLVEDLPADALRAKDAKTMIPPLYGALLKNEQDVHLFERLAFLSRREGRAT; encoded by the coding sequence ATGCGCTTTACTGGAACCAAGAGCTACGTCGCCACGCCCGATCTCATGGTGGCGGTCAATGCGGCGATCCAGCTGCAGCGGCCGCTCCTGGTCAAGGGCGAGCCCGGCACCGGCAAGACCGTGCTCGCCCACGAGGTGGCCGATGCCTTGGGCTTGCCGCTCATCGAGTGGCACATCAAATCGACGACCAAGGCCCAGCACGGGCTCTATGAATACGATGCCGTCGCCCGGCTGCGCGACGGCCAGCTCGGCGAGGCCAGGGTCAAGGACATCGCCAACTACATCATCCAGGGCAAGCTCTGGCAGGCCTTCACCGCCGCCGCACCGGTGGTGCTGCTCATCGATGAGATCGACAAGGCGGATATCGAGTTTCCCAACGATCTGTTGCTGGAGCTCGACCGCATGGAGTTCCACGTCTACGAGACCCGCGAGACGGTCAAGGCCAAGCACCGCCCGATCGTATTCATCACCTCCAACAACGAGAAGGAGCTGCCGGACGCCTTTCTGCGCCGCTGCTTCTTCCACTACATCCGCTTTCCCGACCGCGAGACCATGGAGCGGATCGTGGAGGTGCATTTCCCCGGCGTGAAGCGCGACCTCGTGCGGGAAGCGCTGACGTCGTTCTTCGAGCTCCGGGAGGTGCCGGGCCTGAAGAAGAAGCCGAGCACGTCGGAGCTCCTGGATTGGCTGAAGCTGCTCCTGGTCGAGGATCTGCCCGCGGACGCGCTCCGCGCCAAGGACGCCAAGACCATGATCCCGCCGCTCTATGGCGCCCTCCTCAAGAACGAGCAGGACGTGCACCTATTCGAGCGCCTGGCCTTCCTCTCCCGGCGCGAAGGCCGCGCCACCTGA
- the ugpC gene encoding sn-glycerol-3-phosphate ABC transporter ATP-binding protein UgpC, with translation MARVTLTGVSKSFGTVEVVHDLDLEVADTEFVVLVGPSGCGKSTILRMIAGLEEASQGDILIGDRLVNNVPPKHRDIAMVFQNYALYPHMSVYRNMAFALRAKRLEPAEIDRKVKAAAAILGLEEYLERRPGELSGGQRQRVAMGRAIVRDPAVFLFDEPLSNLDAKLRTQMRAEIKKLHQRLRTTIIYVTHDQVEAMTLADRIVILRQGRVEQIGTPGEVYRRPANLFVAGFIGTPAMNFLPARLAEGGVVLADGSRWSLPRRPAAEAGREVIIGLRPEDVRLADGPAAGRFEARVSIVEPLGPESLITVLFAGQEVVAKADGDAAPGIGTPLQLEANLQRLHLFDQTSGMALI, from the coding sequence GTGGCGCGGGTGACGCTGACGGGCGTGAGCAAAAGCTTCGGGACGGTCGAGGTCGTGCACGATCTCGACCTCGAGGTCGCCGACACGGAATTCGTGGTACTGGTCGGCCCGTCGGGCTGCGGCAAGTCGACGATCTTGAGGATGATCGCCGGCCTGGAAGAGGCGAGCCAGGGTGACATCCTGATCGGCGACCGGCTGGTCAACAATGTCCCGCCCAAGCATCGCGACATCGCCATGGTCTTCCAGAACTACGCCCTCTATCCGCATATGAGCGTCTATCGGAACATGGCCTTCGCGCTCCGCGCCAAGCGCCTCGAGCCGGCCGAGATCGACCGCAAGGTCAAGGCGGCGGCGGCGATCCTCGGCCTGGAGGAGTATTTGGAGCGGCGGCCGGGCGAGCTCTCCGGCGGACAACGCCAGCGGGTCGCCATGGGCCGCGCCATCGTGCGCGATCCCGCGGTGTTTCTCTTCGACGAGCCTTTGTCCAATCTCGATGCCAAGCTCCGCACCCAGATGCGGGCCGAGATCAAGAAGCTGCACCAGCGCTTGAGGACCACGATCATCTATGTGACGCACGACCAGGTCGAGGCGATGACCTTGGCCGACCGGATCGTCATCTTGCGCCAGGGCCGGGTCGAGCAGATCGGCACGCCGGGCGAGGTTTATCGCAGGCCCGCCAATCTGTTCGTCGCCGGCTTCATCGGCACGCCGGCGATGAATTTCCTCCCCGCCCGCCTCGCCGAGGGCGGTGTCGTGCTCGCCGACGGCAGTCGATGGTCCTTGCCCAGGCGACCAGCGGCGGAGGCGGGGCGGGAGGTCATCATCGGGCTCCGCCCGGAAGATGTGCGGCTTGCCGACGGCCCGGCTGCCGGGCGCTTCGAGGCAAGGGTCTCCATCGTCGAGCCCCTGGGCCCGGAATCGCTCATCACCGTCCTCTTCGCCGGTCAGGAAGTGGTGGCGAAGGCCGATGGCGACGCCGCTCCCGGCATCGGCACCCCGCTCCAGCTCGAAGCCAACCTCCAGCGCCTGCATCTCTTCGATCAGACCAGCGGAATGGCGCTGATTTAG
- a CDS encoding extracellular solute-binding protein produces the protein MMKRWLFGLVLSSTLLTWGLTSAQPVEIEYWQYTFAQRVQAIDELIKRFEAANPGIKVKHVNVPYDDFRLKIAAAIPAGQGPDVVQLFYGWLQDYLKAKLLQPLPADLFNAAEIERDFFPLVKEMRVDGQYYGLPTAVRSLSLFWNKKLFQEAGLDPAKPPQTLAELTLMAKKLTKRDAGGNLLQAGIALDPGGQDHHWIREVLIRQMGGKPYSDDGRKIAYDTDAAVKGVAWYTDLVAKERVSEFGFLTDAVTAFKSGKAGLTIDGSFRLAAFDGQAGLDYGVSELPGHDGMKSNFASYWVNGITPKATGAKKEAAAKFLKFITTPEAMELWLEKVGELPARKAVAERDAIKNHPKYGAFIRGLAYAQATFFVNETGQRKVFLDLVDRIAIKKVAPKDSVHEAALEEQKMLDAFYNK, from the coding sequence ATGATGAAGCGGTGGCTATTCGGCCTGGTGCTGAGCTCGACGCTCCTGACCTGGGGCCTCACCAGCGCCCAGCCCGTCGAGATCGAGTACTGGCAATACACCTTCGCCCAGCGGGTTCAGGCGATCGACGAGCTGATCAAGCGCTTCGAAGCGGCCAATCCCGGCATCAAGGTGAAGCACGTCAACGTGCCCTACGACGATTTCCGCCTCAAGATCGCCGCCGCCATCCCCGCCGGGCAGGGTCCCGACGTGGTGCAGCTGTTCTATGGCTGGCTCCAGGACTATCTGAAGGCGAAGCTCTTGCAGCCGCTGCCGGCCGATCTTTTCAACGCCGCCGAGATCGAGCGCGACTTCTTCCCCTTGGTGAAGGAGATGCGCGTCGACGGCCAGTATTACGGCCTGCCGACGGCGGTGCGCTCGCTGTCGCTGTTCTGGAACAAGAAGCTGTTCCAGGAGGCGGGTCTCGATCCCGCGAAACCGCCTCAGACCCTGGCCGAACTCACCCTGATGGCGAAGAAGCTGACCAAGCGCGACGCCGGCGGCAATCTGCTGCAGGCCGGCATCGCGCTCGATCCCGGCGGTCAGGACCATCACTGGATCCGCGAGGTGCTGATCCGTCAGATGGGCGGCAAGCCCTATTCCGATGACGGGCGCAAGATCGCCTATGACACCGATGCCGCAGTCAAGGGTGTGGCCTGGTACACCGATCTCGTCGCCAAGGAGAGGGTGAGCGAGTTCGGCTTCCTGACCGATGCGGTGACCGCCTTCAAATCGGGCAAGGCCGGGCTCACCATCGATGGTTCCTTCCGGCTCGCCGCCTTCGACGGCCAGGCCGGGCTCGACTACGGCGTGTCCGAGCTGCCCGGCCATGACGGCATGAAATCCAACTTCGCCTCCTACTGGGTGAACGGCATCACGCCCAAGGCGACCGGCGCCAAGAAGGAGGCCGCCGCCAAGTTCCTGAAATTCATCACCACGCCGGAAGCGATGGAGCTGTGGCTGGAGAAGGTGGGCGAGCTGCCGGCCCGCAAGGCGGTGGCCGAGCGGGACGCGATCAAGAACCACCCGAAATACGGCGCCTTCATCCGCGGCCTCGCCTACGCCCAGGCGACGTTCTTCGTCAATGAGACCGGCCAGCGCAAGGTCTTCCTGGACCTGGTCGACCGCATCGCCATCAAGAAAGTGGCACCCAAGGACTCCGTGCACGAGGCGGCGCTGGAGGAGCAGAAGATGCTGGACGCCTTCTACAACAAGTGA